The following proteins are encoded in a genomic region of Chryseobacterium culicis:
- the dapF gene encoding diaminopimelate epimerase, with the protein MEFYKYQGTGNDFVMVDNRDLQFTKDKGIIEKLCDRRFGIGADGLILLENDPDYDFKMVYYNSDGGESTMCGNGGRCLVAFAFFLDIFEDKCKFIATDGEHEAEIHNGIIKLKMINVDTVSHDGNDFVLNTGSPHYVKYVENLKDYHVYDEGYGIRNSEKYKEKGINVNFVEKISDNEIFVRTYERGVEDETYSCGTGVTASALTFLQKHNLTSVKVKTLGGNLKVYAEKSGDAFQNIWLEGPAKQVFRGKSDLL; encoded by the coding sequence ATGGAATTTTATAAATATCAGGGAACAGGAAATGATTTTGTAATGGTAGACAACCGTGATCTGCAGTTTACTAAAGATAAAGGCATTATTGAAAAATTATGTGACAGACGCTTCGGAATTGGTGCTGACGGTCTTATTCTATTGGAAAACGATCCTGACTATGATTTCAAAATGGTGTACTACAATTCTGACGGAGGAGAAAGCACCATGTGTGGAAACGGAGGAAGATGTCTTGTTGCTTTTGCTTTTTTCCTGGACATCTTTGAAGATAAATGCAAATTCATTGCAACAGACGGTGAACATGAAGCTGAAATCCATAACGGGATCATTAAATTAAAAATGATCAATGTAGATACCGTTTCACATGACGGAAATGACTTCGTTCTGAATACCGGATCTCCTCATTATGTAAAATATGTAGAAAATCTGAAAGATTATCACGTGTATGACGAAGGATATGGCATCAGAAATTCTGAAAAATATAAAGAAAAAGGAATCAATGTGAACTTTGTAGAAAAAATTTCCGATAATGAGATTTTTGTAAGAACCTATGAACGAGGCGTTGAGGACGAAACTTACAGTTGTGGAACCGGAGTTACAGCTTCTGCTTTAACTTTTCTGCAAAAACATAATCTAACCTCTGTAAAAGTTAAAACTTTAGGCGGAAATCTTAAAGTATATGCTGAAAAAAGCGGTGACGCATTCCAGAATATTTGGCTGGAAGGTCCAGCAAAGCAAGTTTTTAGAGGTAAGAGTGATCTTCTTTAA
- the mltG gene encoding endolytic transglycosylase MltG, with protein MKKAILIVILLIFVVAGFFGLRFYNKYLGNNVEKDGYVLIPHRAGFKQILDSIAPYIKDRESFEAVAKEKGLDTNFKAGRYHIERGTGNKNLVNMIKAGNQAANSYRIGDFGDMYQMIGKVTKKTEIDSLHFVNDLDAVAQEKGYKNVEDLKKYFFIDTYNFFWTVSPREFFAKFENQYNDFWTTERKNKEQQSGLTRDQIYAMASIVYKESGGKKDEMKTIAGLYLNRYRKGMKLQSDPTVIYAINKQTNFKEPIKRVLYKHLSTPSPYNTYANAGIPPGPICVVDKNSIDAVLNAENNNYIFMCADPARFGYHKFTASAEEHAVNAKAYQNWLNSKNIK; from the coding sequence ATGAAAAAAGCAATTCTCATTGTCATTCTGCTGATTTTTGTAGTCGCAGGATTTTTTGGTTTGAGATTTTATAATAAATATTTAGGGAATAATGTAGAAAAGGACGGCTATGTTCTGATTCCTCACAGAGCAGGCTTTAAACAGATCCTAGACTCTATTGCTCCTTATATTAAAGACAGAGAATCTTTTGAAGCGGTAGCTAAAGAGAAAGGTCTTGATACCAATTTTAAAGCAGGGCGTTATCATATCGAAAGAGGAACAGGCAACAAGAACCTTGTCAATATGATCAAAGCAGGTAACCAAGCCGCAAATTCTTACAGAATCGGTGATTTTGGGGACATGTATCAAATGATCGGTAAGGTGACTAAAAAAACAGAAATTGATTCACTGCATTTTGTGAATGATCTGGATGCCGTTGCACAGGAGAAAGGCTATAAAAATGTTGAAGATTTAAAAAAATACTTTTTCATTGATACTTATAATTTTTTCTGGACTGTAAGCCCAAGAGAATTTTTTGCAAAGTTCGAGAATCAGTATAATGATTTCTGGACGACTGAAAGAAAAAACAAAGAACAGCAGTCTGGCCTTACAAGAGATCAGATTTATGCCATGGCTTCTATTGTTTATAAGGAATCCGGAGGAAAAAAGGATGAAATGAAAACGATTGCCGGATTATATTTAAACCGTTACAGAAAAGGAATGAAACTTCAGTCTGATCCTACGGTAATCTATGCAATCAATAAGCAGACTAATTTTAAAGAACCTATAAAAAGGGTATTATATAAGCATTTATCTACACCATCACCTTATAACACCTATGCCAATGCTGGGATTCCTCCGGGACCTATCTGTGTAGTGGATAAAAATTCAATAGATGCTGTTTTAAATGCTGAAAACAACAATTATATATTTATGTGTGCTGATCCGGCAAGATTTGGATACCATAAGTTTACAGCAAGTGCAGAAGAACACGCTGTGAACGCAAAAGCTTACCAGAACTGGCTCAACTCAAAAAATATAAAATAA
- a CDS encoding TonB-dependent receptor produces the protein MKNKTEIVNIFTRKTLGLTLVLSAAAMAFAQEKAGVSGIIVNKKNQPVPYASVTFSNKANKTLSDAVLTDEKGQYQLQLMPGDYDITVEAIDYKKSVVSKNIATAGNIGALSIEAEPTSTVDGKTKEIQGVVITASAAKPYKVELDKKTYDPSQDIVSKGGNLQDVLTNVPSVSVDTDGTVSMRGSTNVKFLINGKPSALLGIDDGANALQSIPADQIERIEVITNPSSKFEASGTSGILNIILKKSKKVGFNGSVVGSLGYFPRTSLNTNLSWRKNNWTWFLNGGGGYTENKTKNNSETTYHNLTFPKILPFQQPNDVLAHQLQNSTNKTYNKNYNVSAGFVHDLSDKTSINFTGLVRTFEGDGNELLDTYDSFYRFFRDSPDPSTIAGQWNLLNPTGRRDSKSVFNNLAFQGDLGLDHKFDDKGQNLAVSLSLQKNRSNNNADILETYDLRPDVQDVTRRHSSSKTIIGKADYELPIGEKSKLEAGYRLDVNDNTYDNFVSSTSNNPYIPSYNNNTDYKEVFNAFYLQFKSKIGEKFAYQLGLRDEISNVSINYINQNPNDKRIDKTKNYNNLFPSVFLSYDVSKNNQILLNYSRRIDRPRSFFMVPFPNYSNSQNIFEGNIDLNPSYVDSFEVGYNITRKKFTINPTLYYRHATDDTKMLVYRPDESLGVFYTKPINLGSDDRYGLDLNFTYDPFAWLKIMGSLDMFGYKTSGIAYYDAIDKNKQQQTRNMDFTGNGFSTRARLNTTFRLDKTLSVQLQGFYRGAQKSANQNTQDMYALNLGASKTIWKGDGTISFNIQDIFNTRSREVFSFNEDYTRRNYMQWQPRQFAISLTYRFKQGEKIEQPKKKKDINSNAAGDDQQGGPM, from the coding sequence ATGAAGAATAAGACAGAAATTGTCAATATTTTCACCAGAAAAACGTTAGGACTTACATTAGTACTTTCAGCGGCAGCGATGGCTTTTGCACAGGAGAAAGCTGGAGTTTCAGGAATCATTGTCAACAAAAAAAATCAGCCGGTTCCTTACGCTTCTGTAACTTTCAGTAATAAAGCGAACAAAACATTAAGTGATGCTGTACTGACTGATGAAAAGGGACAGTATCAGCTTCAGCTTATGCCGGGAGATTATGATATTACCGTAGAAGCGATTGATTACAAAAAAAGTGTAGTCAGTAAAAATATTGCTACAGCAGGGAATATCGGCGCGCTATCTATTGAAGCAGAGCCTACCTCAACTGTGGATGGTAAAACAAAGGAAATACAAGGTGTTGTTATTACCGCTTCAGCAGCCAAACCTTATAAAGTAGAACTTGACAAAAAAACATATGATCCTTCACAGGACATCGTGAGCAAAGGAGGAAACCTTCAGGATGTTTTGACCAATGTTCCTTCAGTTTCTGTAGATACAGACGGAACCGTTTCTATGAGAGGAAGTACCAATGTAAAATTTCTGATCAACGGTAAACCTTCTGCCCTATTGGGAATTGATGATGGAGCCAATGCATTGCAAAGTATTCCTGCTGATCAGATTGAAAGAATTGAGGTAATTACCAACCCTTCTTCTAAATTTGAAGCGAGTGGAACATCCGGTATTCTGAACATCATCCTTAAAAAGAGCAAAAAAGTTGGATTTAATGGAAGCGTGGTAGGATCGTTAGGATATTTTCCAAGAACGTCTCTTAATACCAACCTAAGCTGGAGAAAAAACAACTGGACCTGGTTTCTGAACGGTGGTGGTGGCTACACAGAAAATAAAACCAAGAATAATTCGGAAACGACTTATCATAATCTTACATTCCCTAAAATCCTTCCTTTTCAGCAGCCGAATGATGTCCTTGCACATCAGCTGCAGAACTCAACCAATAAAACATATAATAAAAATTATAATGTAAGTGCAGGTTTTGTACATGACTTATCTGATAAGACGTCAATCAATTTCACAGGATTGGTGAGAACATTTGAAGGAGACGGGAATGAACTTCTGGATACTTATGACAGCTTTTACAGGTTCTTCAGAGATTCCCCGGATCCAAGCACTATTGCAGGGCAATGGAATTTATTAAACCCTACCGGAAGAAGAGATTCTAAAAGTGTATTCAATAATCTTGCTTTCCAGGGAGATTTGGGATTGGATCACAAATTTGATGATAAAGGACAGAATTTAGCCGTATCATTGAGCTTGCAAAAGAACAGAAGTAATAATAATGCAGACATTCTTGAAACGTATGACCTTCGTCCTGACGTGCAAGATGTTACACGAAGACATTCGTCAAGCAAAACAATTATTGGTAAAGCTGATTATGAACTACCTATAGGAGAAAAATCAAAGCTTGAAGCAGGATACAGATTGGATGTCAATGATAATACGTATGATAACTTTGTAAGCAGTACTTCCAACAATCCTTATATTCCTAGTTATAACAATAATACTGACTATAAGGAAGTTTTCAATGCTTTCTATTTGCAGTTTAAAAGTAAAATCGGAGAAAAATTTGCTTATCAGCTGGGGTTAAGAGATGAGATTTCAAATGTCAGCATCAATTATATCAATCAAAATCCTAATGATAAAAGGATTGATAAAACTAAAAACTACAATAATTTATTTCCGAGTGTATTCTTAAGCTATGATGTTTCTAAAAACAATCAGATTTTGCTTAATTATTCCCGCAGAATAGACAGACCAAGATCATTCTTCATGGTTCCTTTCCCGAATTACAGCAACAGCCAGAATATTTTTGAAGGAAACATAGATTTGAATCCATCATATGTAGATTCATTTGAAGTAGGATATAATATTACAAGAAAAAAGTTTACCATTAATCCTACCCTATACTACAGACATGCTACTGATGATACTAAAATGTTAGTCTACAGACCTGATGAAAGCCTGGGAGTATTCTATACGAAACCTATCAATTTAGGAAGTGATGATCGTTACGGTTTGGATCTGAACTTCACCTACGATCCTTTCGCCTGGTTGAAAATAATGGGAAGTCTTGACATGTTCGGATATAAAACCAGCGGAATTGCTTATTATGATGCTATTGATAAAAATAAGCAGCAGCAAACCCGTAATATGGATTTTACAGGAAACGGCTTTTCTACCAGAGCACGTCTGAATACAACATTTAGGCTTGACAAAACGTTAAGCGTACAATTGCAAGGATTCTATAGAGGAGCACAGAAATCAGCCAACCAAAATACTCAGGATATGTATGCGCTGAACCTTGGTGCTTCTAAAACAATCTGGAAAGGAGACGGAACAATTTCCTTCAATATTCAGGATATATTCAACACAAGAAGCAGAGAAGTATTCAGTTTCAACGAGGATTATACACGAAGAAACTATATGCAATGGCAGCCAAGACAGTTTGCTATATCATTAACTTACAGATTCAAGCAGGGAGAGAAAATTGAACAGCCTAAAAAGAAAAAGGATATCAATTCCAATGCAGCAGGAGACGACCAGCAAGGCGGTCCAATGTAA
- a CDS encoding adenylyltransferase/cytidyltransferase family protein encodes MKTQRIGITFSSFDLLHAGHIKMLEEAKTVCDYLIVGLQIDPSHDRPNKNKPSQTIVERYIQLKAVNAVDEIIPYYTEEDLLDILKSFVIDVRIIGDDYMDRDFTGKKYCEEKGIELFYNKRDHRFSTSDLRRRIYEAEKEKYSKAEPVK; translated from the coding sequence ATGAAGACACAGAGAATAGGTATTACATTTTCATCATTTGACTTATTACACGCAGGTCACATCAAAATGCTTGAAGAAGCTAAAACGGTATGTGATTATTTAATCGTAGGGCTTCAAATCGACCCGTCACACGATCGTCCTAACAAAAATAAGCCAAGCCAGACTATTGTTGAAAGATATATTCAACTGAAAGCAGTGAATGCTGTAGATGAGATCATTCCTTATTATACAGAAGAAGATCTTTTGGATATTCTTAAATCATTTGTAATTGATGTAAGAATTATCGGAGATGATTATATGGACAGAGATTTTACAGGTAAAAAATACTGTGAAGAAAAAGGAATTGAGCTTTTTTACAACAAAAGAGACCATAGGTTTTCCACCAGTGATCTGAGAAGAAGAATCTACGAAGCTGAAAAAGAAAAATACTCGAAAGCAGAACCTGTAAAATAA
- the galE gene encoding UDP-glucose 4-epimerase GalE, whose translation MAILVTGGLGYIGSHTVVELLNNGFEVVIIDDLSNSERFILKNIEEITGKKPVFYPFDLRRKELLTQVFDAHQIDGCINFAASKAVGESQVKPVDYYENNLFSLINILKEFKEREISNFIFSSSCTVYGQADEMPINENTPLKVPESVYGKTKQMGEQILIDFAKAYQSKISLLRYFNPIGAHPSGKLGELPIGIPNNLVPYVMQTASGVREKLNIWGDDYATEDGTAVRDYIYVVDLAKAHVAALKKLMEDPSTDAVIDTYNLGTGNGSSVLEVVKAFEKANNVEVPYQICARREGDITIAYANPEKAEKELNWKSETSLEESLRTVWEWQKYLNSRNS comes from the coding sequence ATGGCAATACTTGTTACCGGAGGCCTTGGATATATTGGTTCTCATACCGTAGTAGAACTTCTTAATAACGGCTTTGAAGTAGTTATTATAGATGATTTATCCAATTCGGAAAGGTTTATTTTAAAAAATATCGAGGAAATTACAGGTAAGAAGCCGGTTTTTTATCCTTTTGATTTGAGAAGAAAAGAACTTCTTACTCAGGTTTTTGATGCTCATCAGATTGATGGATGTATCAATTTTGCAGCTTCCAAAGCGGTAGGAGAGAGTCAGGTAAAGCCTGTGGACTATTATGAGAATAATTTGTTCTCTTTGATTAATATCCTTAAGGAATTTAAGGAAAGAGAGATTTCTAATTTTATTTTCAGTTCATCCTGTACAGTATACGGACAGGCAGATGAAATGCCAATAAATGAAAATACTCCGTTAAAAGTACCTGAAAGTGTATATGGGAAAACAAAGCAAATGGGAGAACAGATTCTGATTGATTTTGCCAAAGCCTATCAAAGTAAAATATCATTATTAAGATATTTTAATCCCATCGGAGCGCATCCTTCCGGAAAACTGGGGGAATTACCAATCGGGATTCCTAATAATTTAGTGCCTTATGTGATGCAGACGGCTTCGGGTGTGCGTGAAAAACTGAACATCTGGGGTGATGATTATGCTACAGAGGACGGAACGGCCGTTCGTGATTATATCTATGTTGTAGACCTGGCGAAGGCACATGTTGCAGCATTAAAAAAACTGATGGAAGATCCATCAACGGATGCTGTGATAGATACCTACAATCTGGGAACAGGAAATGGTTCATCTGTGCTGGAAGTGGTAAAGGCATTTGAAAAGGCCAATAATGTAGAAGTACCTTATCAGATCTGCGCCAGAAGAGAAGGGGATATTACTATCGCATATGCCAATCCTGAAAAAGCGGAGAAAGAACTCAACTGGAAGTCTGAAACGTCTCTGGAAGAATCTTTAAGAACCGTTTGGGAATGGCAGAAATATTTGAACAGTAGAAATTCATAG
- a CDS encoding DegT/DnrJ/EryC1/StrS family aminotransferase, producing MKKIQMVDLQSQYYKIKNDVDNAVLNVMDSAAFINGPEVKSFQNELESYLEVKHVIPCANGTDALQIALMALDLKEGDEIITADFTFAATVEVIHLLKLKSVLVDVDYDTFTISTEQIKKAITPRTKAIIPVHIFGQCANMEEILKIAEEHNLYVIEDNAQAIGSEYTFSDGTVKQAGTMSTVGTTSFFPSKNLGCYGDGGAIFTNNDELAHRLRGIVNHGMYERYYHDEVGVNSRLDSIQAAVLRKKLPHLDSYNEARRRAADFYDEAFEGNPNILTPKRAENSTHVFHQYTLRILNGKRNELQKFLTEKEIPAMIYYPVALRKQKAYYQESNDADFVNTDKLLDQVISLPMHTELDEEQLKYITDAVLEFMK from the coding sequence ATGAAAAAAATTCAGATGGTTGACTTGCAAAGTCAGTATTACAAAATAAAGAATGATGTAGACAATGCAGTGTTGAATGTAATGGATTCTGCGGCATTTATTAACGGTCCTGAAGTAAAGTCTTTCCAGAATGAATTGGAGTCTTATTTAGAAGTAAAACATGTGATTCCATGTGCCAATGGTACAGATGCATTACAGATTGCCCTGATGGCTTTAGATCTGAAAGAAGGAGACGAAATTATTACAGCTGATTTTACTTTTGCTGCAACAGTAGAAGTAATTCACCTGCTTAAATTAAAATCTGTATTAGTAGATGTGGATTATGATACATTCACGATTTCTACAGAACAGATTAAAAAAGCAATTACACCAAGAACAAAAGCAATTATTCCTGTACATATTTTCGGACAGTGTGCCAATATGGAAGAGATTTTGAAAATTGCTGAAGAGCACAACTTATATGTTATCGAAGACAACGCTCAGGCAATCGGTTCAGAATATACATTCTCTGATGGAACCGTAAAGCAGGCAGGAACAATGTCTACGGTAGGAACAACATCTTTCTTCCCTTCAAAGAATCTTGGATGCTACGGAGACGGAGGTGCTATTTTTACCAATAATGATGAGCTTGCTCACCGTTTGAGAGGGATCGTTAACCATGGTATGTATGAAAGATATTACCATGATGAGGTAGGAGTAAACTCCCGTTTGGATAGCATTCAGGCTGCGGTTTTAAGAAAAAAACTTCCTCACCTGGATTCTTACAACGAAGCAAGAAGAAGAGCTGCAGACTTTTATGATGAAGCATTTGAAGGAAATCCAAATATTCTTACTCCAAAAAGAGCAGAAAATTCTACGCACGTATTCCACCAGTATACTTTAAGAATTCTGAACGGAAAACGTAATGAGCTTCAGAAGTTTTTGACGGAAAAAGAAATTCCTGCAATGATCTACTATCCGGTAGCATTAAGAAAACAAAAAGCTTACTATCAGGAAAGTAATGATGCCGATTTTGTGAATACAGACAAACTTTTGGATCAGGTAATTTCGTTGCCAATGCATACAGAATTAGACGAAGAACAGCTGAAGTATATTACGGATGCAGTGCTTGAGTTTATGAAATAA
- a CDS encoding S8/S53 family peptidase, with protein sequence MKKILLFCFLTGYLHVSAQTELVFVFFTDKPNKAAFYANPLSELSQKSLNRRTALGIPLNDQDAPIEQSYLQNLQNLGFTVTDYSKWLNGAAVNATPAQKTLLQSQTFVLSVESFARNSSTTVKTTPGKWKDDASVNKTLTNFNYGSGSAQIDQVNIRPLHLAGYTGTGISIAVIDAGFPTVNTGTAFARLWTNNHIKASYDFVTKTGDIYNTALSPHGSVVLGVIGGYLQDVFVGAAPDADFYLYRSENATVEIPEEELYWIEAAEEADRKGVEIITSSLGYNVFDESRYNYTYANMNGSTSFIARGAGIAAEKGIFVLAAAGNSGQQPWHYLMTPSDNDKVFSIGSVDSAGNPSGFSSFGPNSLGVVKPDGSTQGTGTTTVYDNATLIVNGTSIATPIAAGGVACLIQAFPTMNREQIRTRLRQTASLYPAHSDQIGYGILNFGNLYNLVLNTSELVKKEKLSIFPNPAKNILNIASEQEILSLEIYDNLGRLVRKNYNQKSIKVEDFAKGTYYLKIQTKDKVLYEKFLKE encoded by the coding sequence ATGAAAAAAATTTTACTCTTTTGTTTCCTAACAGGTTACCTTCATGTTTCCGCACAAACGGAGCTCGTTTTTGTTTTCTTCACAGATAAGCCCAATAAAGCTGCTTTTTATGCAAATCCACTGTCAGAACTCAGCCAGAAATCACTCAACAGGCGCACCGCACTGGGAATACCGCTCAATGATCAGGATGCCCCTATTGAACAGTCTTATCTCCAGAATCTTCAAAATTTAGGATTTACGGTTACAGATTATTCAAAATGGCTCAACGGAGCTGCAGTAAATGCCACTCCAGCTCAAAAAACGTTGTTGCAGTCTCAAACCTTTGTTTTGTCTGTAGAAAGTTTTGCAAGAAACAGTTCAACAACTGTAAAAACAACACCTGGAAAATGGAAAGATGATGCCAGTGTCAATAAAACACTCACGAACTTTAATTATGGTTCCGGTTCTGCACAAATTGACCAGGTTAATATTCGGCCGCTTCACCTCGCAGGTTACACCGGAACAGGAATTTCCATAGCGGTGATTGATGCCGGATTTCCAACAGTGAATACGGGAACTGCTTTTGCAAGATTGTGGACAAATAATCATATCAAAGCATCTTATGATTTTGTTACCAAAACCGGAGACATTTACAATACGGCTCTAAGTCCTCACGGTTCTGTTGTTTTAGGAGTTATCGGCGGATATCTGCAAGATGTTTTTGTAGGAGCAGCCCCTGATGCTGATTTTTATCTTTACCGCAGTGAAAATGCTACTGTAGAAATTCCTGAAGAAGAACTCTATTGGATTGAGGCTGCTGAAGAAGCGGACAGAAAAGGGGTGGAAATTATTACGTCATCATTAGGTTACAATGTTTTTGATGAAAGCCGTTACAATTATACGTATGCCAATATGAACGGAAGTACTTCTTTCATTGCACGCGGAGCAGGAATTGCTGCTGAGAAAGGGATTTTTGTACTTGCTGCTGCAGGTAATTCCGGACAACAGCCATGGCATTATCTTATGACACCTTCTGACAATGATAAAGTATTTTCTATCGGATCAGTAGATTCAGCCGGAAATCCATCCGGATTTTCTTCTTTCGGACCCAACTCTCTTGGAGTGGTAAAACCTGACGGAAGCACACAGGGCACGGGTACCACAACGGTTTATGATAATGCTACCTTAATCGTGAACGGAACTTCTATTGCAACGCCTATTGCTGCCGGAGGAGTAGCCTGTCTTATTCAGGCATTTCCAACGATGAACAGGGAGCAGATCAGAACAAGACTGAGACAGACCGCTTCACTGTATCCTGCCCATTCAGATCAGATAGGATATGGTATTCTTAATTTCGGAAACTTATACAACCTCGTTCTGAATACCTCTGAACTTGTAAAGAAAGAAAAACTTTCTATATTCCCAAATCCTGCTAAAAATATTCTGAACATTGCTTCAGAACAGGAAATACTGTCTTTAGAAATTTATGATAATCTGGGAAGACTCGTCAGAAAAAATTATAATCAAAAATCTATAAAAGTAGAGGATTTTGCAAAAGGAACCTATTATCTGAAAATTCAGACGAAGGATAAGGTTTTGTATGAAAAATTCTTAAAGGAATAA